TGCCGCGTTTAACGACAACATTCGCTTCGAGAACTGTTCCTTTGCCGATACGCGTTTCGCCTTCGACAATACAATACGGCCCGACCCACGCGCCTTCATCCAGAACCGCGTCCTTATCGACCAGCGCCGTCGGGTGAACAAAAGTTTCGCCCGAACTCTGGCCTTGCGGCGGCGCAACCTGCGACGAAATGGCGGCGCGCTGTGCCTGAACTTCCGCCGCATGAACGCCGTTGCCATTCGCCGCCGCGCCGTTTTGCGCGCCATTGGAGTTTGCTCCAGAAAAACCGTCAGCGCCCGATTCGCGCACGATGTTGCTGTTGAGTTCGGTATCGTTCGTGGTCATGAACGTCTGGTCGGCTTCGACGACAACTTCGCCATCGACGCGGCCCACGACATTCACTTTGCACAACGCGCCGCGCAGAATCTGTAGAGTCGCTTCAATTACGATCTGGTCGCCGGGACGAACCGGACGGCGGAAGCGTGCTTTTTCAATCGCGGCAAAATAAGAAAGCGCGCCCGGTGTGTTGCGCGAAACAAGCGTCAAAACGCCTGCGACTTGCGCCATCGCTTCAAGAATTAGAACGCCCGGCATCACCGGATGGCCGGGAAAATGGCCCTGAAAGAATTCTTCGTTAAGCGTGACATTCTTAATGCCGACGCAGCGCACGCCCGGCTCGATTTCGACAATCCTGTCCACCAGCAAAAACGGATAGCGATGCGGCAGAATCTTGGTAATTTCCTCGTAGCCGAGTGGCAAAGGCAAATCGGGAAACGGAACTTTCGCCATCTGAACGCGGGGGCGTTCGACGCGCTCTTTTTTGACGGGGCTATCGGTAACTTCGGCGCTGACAGACTCGGACATTTCGGCTTCTCCTGCGAACGTTTTTCACGCGCCTCACAAACACCGAAGTACGGTCGATTTCGACCGGACTCAGGAGAAATTGCGCCGTGGAAAACTGTCGCGCGCGGGCGTGTTGCGGTTGCATTTTAGCCCTTTGAGCGCGCCGCGTCAAAGCATCTACAAAGCGCCGCGCCGTGCTCTTGGCTATAATTATGAACGCGCGTCTGACGCATTTTCGCCATTTTTCTCTCGCGCATGACACAAGCCCCGCCCCTCGAATCACCCGTTTCCCAATCTGCCTTTTCGCCCTCACGCCCGCATCACTGGCGGCGGATTTTTCTTTTCGATCTCGCTTACGCCCGGGAAATGCTGATGCCGATGTT
The sequence above is drawn from the Abditibacteriaceae bacterium genome and encodes:
- the lpxA gene encoding acyl-ACP--UDP-N-acetylglucosamine O-acyltransferase, whose amino-acid sequence is MSESVSAEVTDSPVKKERVERPRVQMAKVPFPDLPLPLGYEEITKILPHRYPFLLVDRIVEIEPGVRCVGIKNVTLNEEFFQGHFPGHPVMPGVLILEAMAQVAGVLTLVSRNTPGALSYFAAIEKARFRRPVRPGDQIVIEATLQILRGALCKVNVVGRVDGEVVVEADQTFMTTNDTELNSNIVRESGADGFSGANSNGAQNGAAANGNGVHAAEVQAQRAAISSQVAPPQGQSSGETFVHPTALVDKDAVLDEGAWVGPYCIVEGETRIGKGTVLEANVVVKRGTTIGARCRIWPGVVLGHDPQDMKFHGEKSYVEIGDDNMLREMVTIHRATGEGEKTVIGNSNLLMAYVHVGHNCTIGSNTMISNSTGISGHVTIEDKVVIGGFVGIHQFVHIGKMGMIGGLSKVVQDVPPFCISDGRPAKIHGLNTRGLRRNGVPTEVRNQVATAFKLLYRSDLNTSQALEKIHAEIPRSETLDYFIDFVERVREGRLGRQDETPHF